Proteins encoded within one genomic window of Anopheles gambiae chromosome 3, idAnoGambNW_F1_1, whole genome shotgun sequence:
- the LOC133393638 gene encoding uncharacterized protein LOC133393638, translating to MCVHGSLIVPLVLIVALTLGPALSASPSGSVVKVEQTERNGTSTITTAADVLERRPAPEFEDVASANEHHPRPRRRTREEKNNIESSISLWEWLKGRDKPEDNCMLMAIGGVASGGALTGAFVGAGIGSIFTGPGAIVGGIIGGLVGVFGGLSVGARAGAVACENV from the exons ATGTGCGTTCACGGAAGTTTAATTGTACCGCTGGTACTGATCGTGGCGTTAACGCTCGGGCCTGCACTATCGGCCAGTCCGTCCGGGTCGGTGGTCAAGGTTGAGCagacggaacggaacggcaccagcaccatcaccacagcCGCCGATGTCTTGGAGCGGCGGCCAGCGCCGGAGTTTGAAGATGTCGCGAGCGCGAATGAACATCACCCGCGACCGAGGCGCCGTACGAGAGAGGAAAAGAACAACATTGAATCAA GTATATCGCTCTGGGAGTGGCTGAAGGGACGCGACAAACCCGAGGACAACTGCATGCTGATGGCGATCGGTGGTGTGGCGAGCGGTGGCGCACTGACCGGAGCGTTCGTTGGAGCGGGCATTGGGAGCATCTTCACCGGGCCGGGCGCAATCGTGGGCGGCATCATCGGGGGGCTGGTCGGTGTGTTCGGTGGGCTTAGTGTGGGCGCTCGGGCCGGTGCGGTGGCGTGTGAAAATGTCTGA